A single Phalacrocorax aristotelis chromosome 18, bGulAri2.1, whole genome shotgun sequence DNA region contains:
- the HIP1 gene encoding huntingtin-interacting protein 1 isoform X2: MSPGSSRTWWMPTTSQKGIQQWAPSSWHEQRPGTWMGPSHRQTVSINKAINAQEVAVKEKHARTCILGTHHEKGAQTFWSVVNRLPLSGNAVLCWKFCHVFHKLLRDGHSNVLKDSMRYKNELSDMSRMWGHLSEGYGQLCSIYLKLLRTKMEFHSKNPRFPGNLQMSDRQLEEAGENDVNNFFQLTVEMFDYLECELNLFQTVFSSLDMSRSVSVTAAGQCRLAPLIQVILDCSHLYDYTVKLLFKLHSCLPADTLQGHRDRFLEQFRKLKDLFYRSSNLQYFKRLIQIPQLPENPPNFLRASALSEHISPVVVIPAEASSPDSEPITDLVEMDTASQSLFDNKFDDIFGSSFSSDPFNFNSQNGMNKDDKDRLIERLYGEIAALKEELENFKAESARGMVQLRGRTSELEAELAEQRHLKQQAQDESEFLRAELEELKKQREDTEKAQRSLTEIERRAQANEQRYSKLKEKYSELVQNHADLLRKNAEVTKQVTAARQAQGDVEREKKELEDSFQRVSEQAQRKSQEQAEVLDTLKRELAASRQEMQVLQGTLESSTQVGAEQSTRIAGLEQERDSLSQAAEQHREEMAALRAELQQLQDMLSHEQESSKMELETLQTQLKDKESRERALQQRLDEEQFALLQGTAREAERMVQDALSRLEDPAHISCTGSAGTHLSPACCLPADCLLSRTLAASECVERLQDAHSKYLSSHGAVGSLLPCLALFAHLVSDTLLQGSATSHVAPMEPADRLLEMCKQCGSEAVSYLSTLQDPGTVEGTDCSLVMTCLGQISAIGEELRPRGLDIKQEELGDLVDKEMAATAAAIETAAARIEEMLSKARAGDTGVKLEVNERILGSCTGLMQAIHILVLASKDLQREIVESGRGAASPKEFYAKNSRWTEGLISASKAVGWGATVLVDAADLVVQGKGTFKELMVCSREIAASTAQLVAASKVKADKDSANLCKLQQASRGVNQATASVVASTKAGKSQVEEKDSMDFSSMTLTQIKRQEMDSQVRVLELENQLQKERQKLGELRKKHYELAGVAEGWEEDAAD; this comes from the exons GGGACGGCCACTCGAAC GTCCTGAAAGACTCCATGAGATACAAGAATGAGCTGAGTGACATGAGCAGGATGTGG GGCCACCTGAGCGAGGGCTatgggcagctctgcagcatctACCTCAAACTGCTGAGAACCAAGATGGAGTTTCACAGCAAG AATCCCCGCTTCCCTGGCAATCTCCAGATGTCCGACCGGCAGCTTGAAGAGGCAGGGGAGAACGATGTCAATAATTT TTTTCAGCTGACAGTGGAGATGTTCGACTACCTAGAGTGTGAGCTGAACCTCTTCCAGACAG TGTTCAGCTCTCTGGACATGTCGCGCTCGGTGTCGGTGACAGCCGCGGGGCAGTGCCGCCTGGCCCCGCTCATCCAGGTGATCCTGGACTGCAGCCACCTCTACGACTACACTGTCAAGCTGCTCTTCAAGCTCCACTCCT GTCTGCCAGCGGATACCCTGCAGGGTCACCGGGATCGCTTCCTGGAGCAGTTCAGAAA ACTGAAGGACCTCTTCTACCGCTCCAGCAACCTGCAGTACTTCAAGCGGCTGATTCAGATCCCACAGCTGCCAGAG aaCCCTCCCAACTTCCTTCGTGCCTCGGCGCTGTCGGAGCACATCAGCCCCGTGGTGGTCATCCCTGCCGAGGCATCCTCACCCGACAGTGAGCCCATCACAGACCTGGTGGAGATGGACACGGCCTCACAg AGCCTGTTTGACAACAAGTTTGATGACATCTTCGGCAGCTCTTTCAGCAGCGACCCCTTCAACTTCAACAGCCAGAACGGGATGAACAAGGATGACAA GGACCGGTTAATCGAGCGCCTTTATGGGGAGATTGCAGCCctgaaggaggagctggagaactTCAAGGCTGAG AGCGCACGGGGCATGGTGCAGCTGCGTGGTCGCACCAGTGAGCTGGAGGCCGAGCTGGCCGAGCAGCGGCACCTgaagcagcaggcacaggaCGAGAGCGAGTTCCTGCgtgcagagctggaggagctgaAGAAGCAGCGGGAGGACACTGAGAAGGCACAGAGGAGCCTGACAGAGATTGAAA GGCGGGCACAGGCCAACGAGCAGCGCTACAGCAAGCTGAAGGAGAAGTACAGCGAGCTGGTGCAGAACCATGCCGACCTGCTGCGGAAG AATGCGGAGGTGACCAAGCAGGTGACGGCGGCCAGGCAGGCCCAGGGGGATGTGGAGCGGGAGAAGAAGGAGCTGGAGGACTCCTTCCAGCGGGTGAGCGAGCAGGCTCAGAGGAAG TCTCAGGAGCAGGCTGAGGTGTTGGACACGCTGAAGCGggagctggcagccagcagaCAGGAGATGCAGGTCCTCCAGGGCACCCTGGAGTCCAGCACACAG gtgggagcagagcagagcacccGGATCGCTGGCCTGGAGCAGGAGAGGGACAGCCTgagccaggcagcagagcagcacagggaggagaTGGCTGCCCTGCGGGccgagctgcagcagctgcaggacatGCTCAGCCATGAGCAAGAGAGCAGCAAGATGGAGCTGGAGACATTGCAGACCCAGCTGAAAGACAAG gagagcagggagcGGGCGCTGCAGCAGCGCCTGGACGAGGAGCAGTTTGCCCTCTTACAGGGCACCGCGCGGGAGGCGGAGCGGATGGTGCAGGATGCCCTCAGTCGCCTGGAGGATCCCGCTCACATCAGCTGTACCGGCTCAGCAG GGACGCATTTGAGTCCTGCCTGCTGTCTGCCGGCAGATTGCCTCCTGTCCAGGACACTGGCAGCCTCTGAGTGCGTGGAGCGGCTGCAGGATGCACACAGCAAATACCTTTCCAGTCACGGAG CCGtgggctccctgctgccctgcctggccctcTTCGCCCACCTCGTCAGTGacaccctgctgcagggcagtgCTACCTCCCACGTGGCCCCCATGGAGCCTGCTGACC GTCTGCTGGAGATGTGCAAGCAGTGCGGCAGCGAGGCCGTGAGCTACCTCAGCACCCTGCAAGACCCGGGGACGGTGGAAGGCACTGACTGCAGCCTGGTGATGACCTGCCTGGGCCAGATCAGCGCTATTGGGGAG GAGCTGCGGCCCAGAGGGCTGGACATcaagcaggaggagctgggtgaCCTGGTGGACAAGGAGATGGCAGCAACGGCGGCGGCCATTGAAACGGCGGCCGCCCGCATCGAG GAGATGCTGAGCAAGGCGCGGGCTGGTGACACCGGGGTCAAACTGGAAGTGAACGAGAG GATCCTGGGCTCCTGCACAGGCCTCATGCAGGCCATCCACATCCTGGTCCTGGCCTCCAAGGACCTGCAGAGAGAGATCGTGGAGAGCGGACGG GGCGCAGCATCCCCCAAGGAGTTTTATGCCAAGAATTCCCGCTGGACCGAGGGTCTCATCTCTGCCTCCAAGGCCGTGGGCTGGGGTGCCACGGTGCTGGT TGACGCTGCTGACCTGGTGGTGCAAGGCAAGGGGACGTTCAAGGAGCTAATGGTCTGTTCCCGGGAGATCGCAGCCAGCACTGCCCAGCTGGTGGCAGCCTCCAAG gtgaaggcagacaaagacagCGCCAACCTTTGCAAGCTCCAACAAGCCTCCCGGGGTGTCAACCAGGCCACAGCCAGCGTGGTGGCCTCCACCAAAGCTGGGAAGTCACAGGTGGAGGAGAAAG ACAGCATGGACTTCTCCAGCATGACACTCACCCAGATAAAGCGTCAGGAGATGGACTCACAG GTGCGGGTGCTGGAGCTTGAAAACCAGCTGCAGAAGGAGCGGCAGAAGCTGGGGGAGCTGCGCAAGAAGCACTATGAGCTGGCAGGAGTGGcggagggctgggaggaggacg CTGCAGATTAG
- the HIP1 gene encoding huntingtin-interacting protein 1 isoform X5, translated as MSPGSSRTWWMPTTSQKGIQQWAPSSWHEQRPGTWMGPSHRQTVSINKAINAQEVAVKEKHARTCILGTHHEKGAQTFWSVVNRLPLSGNAVLCWKFCHVFHKLLRDGHSNVLKDSMRYKNELSDMSRMWGHLSEGYGQLCSIYLKLLRTKMEFHSKNPRFPGNLQMSDRQLEEAGENDVNNFFQLTVEMFDYLECELNLFQTVFSSLDMSRSVSVTAAGQCRLAPLIQVILDCSHLYDYTVKLLFKLHSCLPADTLQGHRDRFLEQFRKLKDLFYRSSNLQYFKRLIQIPQLPENPPNFLRASALSEHISPVVVIPAEASSPDSEPITDLVEMDTASQSLFDNKFDDIFGSSFSSDPFNFNSQNGMNKDDKDRLIERLYGEIAALKEELENFKAESARGMVQLRGRTSELEAELAEQRHLKQQAQDESEFLRAELEELKKQREDTEKAQRSLTEIERRAQANEQRYSKLKEKYSELVQNHADLLRKNAEVTKQVTAARQAQGDVEREKKELEDSFQRVSEQAQRKSQEQAEVLDTLKRELAASRQEMQVLQGTLESSTQVGAEQSTRIAGLEQERDSLSQAAEQHREEMAALRAELQQLQDMLSHEQESSKMELETLQTQLKDKESRERALQQRLDEEQFALLQGTAREAERMVQDALSRLEDPAHISCTGSADCLLSRTLAASECVERLQDAHSKYLSSHGAVGSLLPCLALFAHLVSDTLLQGSATSHVAPMEPADRLLEMCKQCGSEAVSYLSTLQDPGTVEGTDCSLVMTCLGQISAIGEELRPRGLDIKQEELGDLVDKEMAATAAAIETAAARIEEMLSKARAGDTGVKLEVNERILGSCTGLMQAIHILVLASKDLQREIVESGRGAASPKEFYAKNSRWTEGLISASKAVGWGATVLVDAADLVVQGKGTFKELMVCSREIAASTAQLVAASKVKADKDSANLCKLQQASRGVNQATASVVASTKAGKSQVEEKDSMDFSSMTLTQIKRQEMDSQVRVLELENQLQKERQKLGELRKKHYELAGVAEGWEEDAAD; from the exons GGGACGGCCACTCGAAC GTCCTGAAAGACTCCATGAGATACAAGAATGAGCTGAGTGACATGAGCAGGATGTGG GGCCACCTGAGCGAGGGCTatgggcagctctgcagcatctACCTCAAACTGCTGAGAACCAAGATGGAGTTTCACAGCAAG AATCCCCGCTTCCCTGGCAATCTCCAGATGTCCGACCGGCAGCTTGAAGAGGCAGGGGAGAACGATGTCAATAATTT TTTTCAGCTGACAGTGGAGATGTTCGACTACCTAGAGTGTGAGCTGAACCTCTTCCAGACAG TGTTCAGCTCTCTGGACATGTCGCGCTCGGTGTCGGTGACAGCCGCGGGGCAGTGCCGCCTGGCCCCGCTCATCCAGGTGATCCTGGACTGCAGCCACCTCTACGACTACACTGTCAAGCTGCTCTTCAAGCTCCACTCCT GTCTGCCAGCGGATACCCTGCAGGGTCACCGGGATCGCTTCCTGGAGCAGTTCAGAAA ACTGAAGGACCTCTTCTACCGCTCCAGCAACCTGCAGTACTTCAAGCGGCTGATTCAGATCCCACAGCTGCCAGAG aaCCCTCCCAACTTCCTTCGTGCCTCGGCGCTGTCGGAGCACATCAGCCCCGTGGTGGTCATCCCTGCCGAGGCATCCTCACCCGACAGTGAGCCCATCACAGACCTGGTGGAGATGGACACGGCCTCACAg AGCCTGTTTGACAACAAGTTTGATGACATCTTCGGCAGCTCTTTCAGCAGCGACCCCTTCAACTTCAACAGCCAGAACGGGATGAACAAGGATGACAA GGACCGGTTAATCGAGCGCCTTTATGGGGAGATTGCAGCCctgaaggaggagctggagaactTCAAGGCTGAG AGCGCACGGGGCATGGTGCAGCTGCGTGGTCGCACCAGTGAGCTGGAGGCCGAGCTGGCCGAGCAGCGGCACCTgaagcagcaggcacaggaCGAGAGCGAGTTCCTGCgtgcagagctggaggagctgaAGAAGCAGCGGGAGGACACTGAGAAGGCACAGAGGAGCCTGACAGAGATTGAAA GGCGGGCACAGGCCAACGAGCAGCGCTACAGCAAGCTGAAGGAGAAGTACAGCGAGCTGGTGCAGAACCATGCCGACCTGCTGCGGAAG AATGCGGAGGTGACCAAGCAGGTGACGGCGGCCAGGCAGGCCCAGGGGGATGTGGAGCGGGAGAAGAAGGAGCTGGAGGACTCCTTCCAGCGGGTGAGCGAGCAGGCTCAGAGGAAG TCTCAGGAGCAGGCTGAGGTGTTGGACACGCTGAAGCGggagctggcagccagcagaCAGGAGATGCAGGTCCTCCAGGGCACCCTGGAGTCCAGCACACAG gtgggagcagagcagagcacccGGATCGCTGGCCTGGAGCAGGAGAGGGACAGCCTgagccaggcagcagagcagcacagggaggagaTGGCTGCCCTGCGGGccgagctgcagcagctgcaggacatGCTCAGCCATGAGCAAGAGAGCAGCAAGATGGAGCTGGAGACATTGCAGACCCAGCTGAAAGACAAG gagagcagggagcGGGCGCTGCAGCAGCGCCTGGACGAGGAGCAGTTTGCCCTCTTACAGGGCACCGCGCGGGAGGCGGAGCGGATGGTGCAGGATGCCCTCAGTCGCCTGGAGGATCCCGCTCACATCAGCTGTACCGGCTCAGCAG ATTGCCTCCTGTCCAGGACACTGGCAGCCTCTGAGTGCGTGGAGCGGCTGCAGGATGCACACAGCAAATACCTTTCCAGTCACGGAG CCGtgggctccctgctgccctgcctggccctcTTCGCCCACCTCGTCAGTGacaccctgctgcagggcagtgCTACCTCCCACGTGGCCCCCATGGAGCCTGCTGACC GTCTGCTGGAGATGTGCAAGCAGTGCGGCAGCGAGGCCGTGAGCTACCTCAGCACCCTGCAAGACCCGGGGACGGTGGAAGGCACTGACTGCAGCCTGGTGATGACCTGCCTGGGCCAGATCAGCGCTATTGGGGAG GAGCTGCGGCCCAGAGGGCTGGACATcaagcaggaggagctgggtgaCCTGGTGGACAAGGAGATGGCAGCAACGGCGGCGGCCATTGAAACGGCGGCCGCCCGCATCGAG GAGATGCTGAGCAAGGCGCGGGCTGGTGACACCGGGGTCAAACTGGAAGTGAACGAGAG GATCCTGGGCTCCTGCACAGGCCTCATGCAGGCCATCCACATCCTGGTCCTGGCCTCCAAGGACCTGCAGAGAGAGATCGTGGAGAGCGGACGG GGCGCAGCATCCCCCAAGGAGTTTTATGCCAAGAATTCCCGCTGGACCGAGGGTCTCATCTCTGCCTCCAAGGCCGTGGGCTGGGGTGCCACGGTGCTGGT TGACGCTGCTGACCTGGTGGTGCAAGGCAAGGGGACGTTCAAGGAGCTAATGGTCTGTTCCCGGGAGATCGCAGCCAGCACTGCCCAGCTGGTGGCAGCCTCCAAG gtgaaggcagacaaagacagCGCCAACCTTTGCAAGCTCCAACAAGCCTCCCGGGGTGTCAACCAGGCCACAGCCAGCGTGGTGGCCTCCACCAAAGCTGGGAAGTCACAGGTGGAGGAGAAAG ACAGCATGGACTTCTCCAGCATGACACTCACCCAGATAAAGCGTCAGGAGATGGACTCACAG GTGCGGGTGCTGGAGCTTGAAAACCAGCTGCAGAAGGAGCGGCAGAAGCTGGGGGAGCTGCGCAAGAAGCACTATGAGCTGGCAGGAGTGGcggagggctgggaggaggacg CTGCAGATTAG
- the HIP1 gene encoding huntingtin-interacting protein 1 isoform X6 gives MDRVSSSMKQVSNPLPKVLSRRAGGGGLEAERESFERAQTVSINKAINAQEVAVKEKHARTCILGTHHEKGAQTFWSVVNRLPLSGNAVLCWKFCHVFHKLLRDGHSNVLKDSMRYKNELSDMSRMWGHLSEGYGQLCSIYLKLLRTKMEFHSKNPRFPGNLQMSDRQLEEAGENDVNNFFQLTVEMFDYLECELNLFQTVFSSLDMSRSVSVTAAGQCRLAPLIQVILDCSHLYDYTVKLLFKLHSCLPADTLQGHRDRFLEQFRKLKDLFYRSSNLQYFKRLIQIPQLPENPPNFLRASALSEHISPVVVIPAEASSPDSEPITDLVEMDTASQSLFDNKFDDIFGSSFSSDPFNFNSQNGMNKDDKDRLIERLYGEIAALKEELENFKAESARGMVQLRGRTSELEAELAEQRHLKQQAQDESEFLRAELEELKKQREDTEKAQRSLTEIERRAQANEQRYSKLKEKYSELVQNHADLLRKNAEVTKQVTAARQAQGDVEREKKELEDSFQRVSEQAQRKSQEQAEVLDTLKRELAASRQEMQVLQGTLESSTQVGAEQSTRIAGLEQERDSLSQAAEQHREEMAALRAELQQLQDMLSHEQESSKMELETLQTQLKDKESRERALQQRLDEEQFALLQGTAREAERMVQDALSRLEDPAHISCTGSADCLLSRTLAASECVERLQDAHSKYLSSHGAVGSLLPCLALFAHLVSDTLLQGSATSHVAPMEPADRLLEMCKQCGSEAVSYLSTLQDPGTVEGTDCSLVMTCLGQISAIGEELRPRGLDIKQEELGDLVDKEMAATAAAIETAAARIEEMLSKARAGDTGVKLEVNERILGSCTGLMQAIHILVLASKDLQREIVESGRGAASPKEFYAKNSRWTEGLISASKAVGWGATVLVDAADLVVQGKGTFKELMVCSREIAASTAQLVAASKVKADKDSANLCKLQQASRGVNQATASVVASTKAGKSQVEEKDSMDFSSMTLTQIKRQEMDSQVRVLELENQLQKERQKLGELRKKHYELAGVAEGWEEDAAD, from the exons GGGACGGCCACTCGAAC GTCCTGAAAGACTCCATGAGATACAAGAATGAGCTGAGTGACATGAGCAGGATGTGG GGCCACCTGAGCGAGGGCTatgggcagctctgcagcatctACCTCAAACTGCTGAGAACCAAGATGGAGTTTCACAGCAAG AATCCCCGCTTCCCTGGCAATCTCCAGATGTCCGACCGGCAGCTTGAAGAGGCAGGGGAGAACGATGTCAATAATTT TTTTCAGCTGACAGTGGAGATGTTCGACTACCTAGAGTGTGAGCTGAACCTCTTCCAGACAG TGTTCAGCTCTCTGGACATGTCGCGCTCGGTGTCGGTGACAGCCGCGGGGCAGTGCCGCCTGGCCCCGCTCATCCAGGTGATCCTGGACTGCAGCCACCTCTACGACTACACTGTCAAGCTGCTCTTCAAGCTCCACTCCT GTCTGCCAGCGGATACCCTGCAGGGTCACCGGGATCGCTTCCTGGAGCAGTTCAGAAA ACTGAAGGACCTCTTCTACCGCTCCAGCAACCTGCAGTACTTCAAGCGGCTGATTCAGATCCCACAGCTGCCAGAG aaCCCTCCCAACTTCCTTCGTGCCTCGGCGCTGTCGGAGCACATCAGCCCCGTGGTGGTCATCCCTGCCGAGGCATCCTCACCCGACAGTGAGCCCATCACAGACCTGGTGGAGATGGACACGGCCTCACAg AGCCTGTTTGACAACAAGTTTGATGACATCTTCGGCAGCTCTTTCAGCAGCGACCCCTTCAACTTCAACAGCCAGAACGGGATGAACAAGGATGACAA GGACCGGTTAATCGAGCGCCTTTATGGGGAGATTGCAGCCctgaaggaggagctggagaactTCAAGGCTGAG AGCGCACGGGGCATGGTGCAGCTGCGTGGTCGCACCAGTGAGCTGGAGGCCGAGCTGGCCGAGCAGCGGCACCTgaagcagcaggcacaggaCGAGAGCGAGTTCCTGCgtgcagagctggaggagctgaAGAAGCAGCGGGAGGACACTGAGAAGGCACAGAGGAGCCTGACAGAGATTGAAA GGCGGGCACAGGCCAACGAGCAGCGCTACAGCAAGCTGAAGGAGAAGTACAGCGAGCTGGTGCAGAACCATGCCGACCTGCTGCGGAAG AATGCGGAGGTGACCAAGCAGGTGACGGCGGCCAGGCAGGCCCAGGGGGATGTGGAGCGGGAGAAGAAGGAGCTGGAGGACTCCTTCCAGCGGGTGAGCGAGCAGGCTCAGAGGAAG TCTCAGGAGCAGGCTGAGGTGTTGGACACGCTGAAGCGggagctggcagccagcagaCAGGAGATGCAGGTCCTCCAGGGCACCCTGGAGTCCAGCACACAG gtgggagcagagcagagcacccGGATCGCTGGCCTGGAGCAGGAGAGGGACAGCCTgagccaggcagcagagcagcacagggaggagaTGGCTGCCCTGCGGGccgagctgcagcagctgcaggacatGCTCAGCCATGAGCAAGAGAGCAGCAAGATGGAGCTGGAGACATTGCAGACCCAGCTGAAAGACAAG gagagcagggagcGGGCGCTGCAGCAGCGCCTGGACGAGGAGCAGTTTGCCCTCTTACAGGGCACCGCGCGGGAGGCGGAGCGGATGGTGCAGGATGCCCTCAGTCGCCTGGAGGATCCCGCTCACATCAGCTGTACCGGCTCAGCAG ATTGCCTCCTGTCCAGGACACTGGCAGCCTCTGAGTGCGTGGAGCGGCTGCAGGATGCACACAGCAAATACCTTTCCAGTCACGGAG CCGtgggctccctgctgccctgcctggccctcTTCGCCCACCTCGTCAGTGacaccctgctgcagggcagtgCTACCTCCCACGTGGCCCCCATGGAGCCTGCTGACC GTCTGCTGGAGATGTGCAAGCAGTGCGGCAGCGAGGCCGTGAGCTACCTCAGCACCCTGCAAGACCCGGGGACGGTGGAAGGCACTGACTGCAGCCTGGTGATGACCTGCCTGGGCCAGATCAGCGCTATTGGGGAG GAGCTGCGGCCCAGAGGGCTGGACATcaagcaggaggagctgggtgaCCTGGTGGACAAGGAGATGGCAGCAACGGCGGCGGCCATTGAAACGGCGGCCGCCCGCATCGAG GAGATGCTGAGCAAGGCGCGGGCTGGTGACACCGGGGTCAAACTGGAAGTGAACGAGAG GATCCTGGGCTCCTGCACAGGCCTCATGCAGGCCATCCACATCCTGGTCCTGGCCTCCAAGGACCTGCAGAGAGAGATCGTGGAGAGCGGACGG GGCGCAGCATCCCCCAAGGAGTTTTATGCCAAGAATTCCCGCTGGACCGAGGGTCTCATCTCTGCCTCCAAGGCCGTGGGCTGGGGTGCCACGGTGCTGGT TGACGCTGCTGACCTGGTGGTGCAAGGCAAGGGGACGTTCAAGGAGCTAATGGTCTGTTCCCGGGAGATCGCAGCCAGCACTGCCCAGCTGGTGGCAGCCTCCAAG gtgaaggcagacaaagacagCGCCAACCTTTGCAAGCTCCAACAAGCCTCCCGGGGTGTCAACCAGGCCACAGCCAGCGTGGTGGCCTCCACCAAAGCTGGGAAGTCACAGGTGGAGGAGAAAG ACAGCATGGACTTCTCCAGCATGACACTCACCCAGATAAAGCGTCAGGAGATGGACTCACAG GTGCGGGTGCTGGAGCTTGAAAACCAGCTGCAGAAGGAGCGGCAGAAGCTGGGGGAGCTGCGCAAGAAGCACTATGAGCTGGCAGGAGTGGcggagggctgggaggaggacg CTGCAGATTAG